The Megachile rotundata isolate GNS110a chromosome 8, iyMegRotu1, whole genome shotgun sequence genome has a segment encoding these proteins:
- the kibra gene encoding WW and C2 domain containing protein kibra isoform X6, translated as MNCTQRGVDTLSSVEQKLSGHHGGCYNITEAQAIMTELRNIQKSLSSGEKEKAELMQSLAQLKDELTRLQLCEGSPEASTLSLPQEKLSTASQTDLSGELVPIGTRLAEMARMRLQYDEARKRIQHIQQQLADLEEKVTPGQTESDKDKLLLFQEKEQLLRELRSITPRTRTQQDMKKIQSEIRRLEQDLNNALELSNKTITDRVRLHEEKQLLLQQLRDALRSMATLENQLKTLSASTLSVSSSSSLGSLSTTSSKGSLSSGLSFTDIYGGPQCLGPVSSQQERPVDMVDLHRRVERLLRGSEQNNLVSTPSPGRSQPSLSPRSSLSSVSPPVSPLYENAPMGPPPAYEHVEMQRRQHQRPTTSSNAHLDGTQLEDRLAELRLSQQQTSSHEQSCVGSQDRLKLVGGPHPPVELQSGNMSQGSGLGRPVCVIQHQVPTQEPPPLSPISETPPPTGIRSRASSSGTNTRSVSAAVSDESVAGDSGVFEASNRRKVLGMIGDVDSLALGEMSPETAQVQIKLRYSVSDGLLHVGIERARNLAALFIPNNAQVYIKAALLPMQPPVNHMCCTKPVVDLRKPTFGETFPIAVPLNKLYTKTLQINVWCTGNESEECLGCAQVSLADFSPELPSVKWYNILSFRFMQPSDSPSTSTSNSNSISTSVARQAKHDKQESDISVYRGGQNTKEESSDESTIISSQTSTLTRNQGCDELQTAISLRLEELANCLGSPEEEDENGGSESGSEDSDEEGIIVEFVMEDNVLEDVLEHEEDEELNEEARQTQDKETNTECIFIPEQGKQRKLSAAGVVSNALHDDKNSIVIKRSQTFSPSAAVSKNHYICRLNRSDSDSSMPLYRRGGPFQRNSVERRSLRWRRPSSALSCKTASKKSTNLPPTARTSLDLELDLQAQHARLNNLQDELSRLRELKQRLEQAREKGDTDFATWLLEDHKFQNLMAQAESGKNGKSAEDKRVEKMLKKTSKEIYKLRKTKAGKGKPDIISFKEKMAFFTRVNLNVPVLPPEDSLCENALSSPSSAQHKRHASEPVTTESMVTKLGAQCALNSATRSNSVPSGNASAVRTEGAASNNASTTTNIAEDVPTNSTNKSVNAKGRPNESNTHCQENGQSEKTSEDADGEEPRRYEYVVDRVLGVEV; from the exons CTGACGAGATTGCAGCTCTGCGAGGGTAGTCCCGAGGCTAGTACCCTCAGCTTGCCCCAGGAGAAGCTCAGCACAGCATCCCAGACAGATCTATCCGGCGAGTTGGTGCCAATTGGCACTCGCCTGGCCGAGATGGCGAGAATGAGGTTGCAATACGACGAGGCAAGGAAGAGGATACAGCACATTCAACAGCAGCTAGCAGATCTTGAAGAGAAAGTGACACCCGGTCAAACGGAAAGCGACAAGGATAAACTGTTGCTCTTCCAGGAGAAGGAACAGCTGTTGAGGGAGCTAAGAAGTATCACTCCTCGCACCAGAACGCAGCAGGACATGAAGAAGATCCAGAGCGAGATCCGTCGTCTGGAGCAGGACTTGAATAACGCGCTGGAGCTTTCGAATAAGACCATAACTGACCGCGTGCGGCTTCACGAAGAGAAACAGCTACTGCTGCAGCAGTTGAGGGACGCTTTGCGCTCCATGGCGACGCTAGAAAATCAACTGAAGACCTTGAGCGCGAGCACGCTGTCGGTGAGCAGCAGTTCCAGTTTGGGAAGTCTCAGCACGACCAGCAGCAAGGGTTCTCTGAGCTCAGGCCTGAGTTTCACCGACATTTACGGCGGTCCTCAGTGTCTGGGCCCCGTTAGCTCGCAGCAAGAGCGACCTGTCGACATGGTTGACCTACACAGACGCGTCGAACGATTGCTTAGAGGCTCCGAACAAAATAATCTCGTCAGCACTCCATCACCCGGTCGGTCACAGCCCAGCTTGTCTCCAAGGTCGAGCCTGTCCAGTGTCAGTCCGCCCGTTTCGCCGCTCTACGAAAACGCTCCGATGGGGCCACCACCCGCATACGAACACGTGGAGATGCAGAGGCGGCAGCATCAAAGACCTACCACCTCGTCGAACGCCCACCTGGATGGAACTCAATTGGAAGACCGATTGGCGGAACTCAGGCTCAGCCAACAGCAAACCTCGTCACACGAGCAGTCGTGCGTTGGTTCTCAAGATCGTTTGAAGCTGGTCGGTGGTCCACATCCACCTGTCGAGCTGCAGTCTGGGAACATGTCACAAGGCAGCGGTCTTGGTAGGCCTGTCTGCGTGATACAACACCAGGTACCCACGCAGGAGCCACCACCTCTGTCGCCGATCAGTGAGACACCTCCGCCGACTGGAATAAGATCGAGAGCCAGCAGTTCCGGAACCAACACCAGATCGGTTTCAGCAGCCGTTTCCGACGAAAGTGTTGCCGGTGATTCGGGAGTGTTCGAGGCCTCTAATCGTAGAAAAGTACTGGGAATGATCGGAGACGTGGATTCGTTGGCGCTTGGGGAGATGAGTCCGGAGACGGCGCAGGTGCAAATTAAGCTTAG ATACTCTGTAAGTGACGGTCTACTTCATGTTGGAATTGAACGTGCAAGGAATCTAGCTGCCCTTTTTATTCCTAACAATGCGCAAGT GTACATAAAAGCTGCATTGCTTCCGATGCAGCCGCCCGTTAATCACATGTGTTGTACAAAACCTGTTGTGGATTTGCGCAAACCAACATTTGGTGAAACGTTTCCCATCGCAGTACCACTCAACAAATTATACACGAAGACATTGCAAATTAACGTTTGGTGCACGGGCAATGAGTCTGAGGAATGCTTG gGATGTGCCCAAGTATCACTTGCAGACTTCAGTCCAGAATTGCCAAGCGTAAAGTGGTACAACATACTCTCCTTTCGCTTCATGCAGCCATCCGATAGTCCTAGCACCAGCActagcaacagcaacagcatcTCCACCAGCGTAGCAAGACAGGCTAAGCATGACAAACAAGAGTCGGATATATCTGTATATCGTGGTGGACAGAACACCAAGGAGGAGAGCAGTGACGAGAGCACGATCATCAGCTCTCAGACGTCTACCTTAACTAGAAATCAGGGCTGCGACGAATTGCAAACCGCCATCTCGTTGAGGCTGGAGGAGTTAGCTAATTGCTTGGGCAGCCCGGAGGAGGAGGACGAAAACGGTGGTAGCGAAAGCGGAAGCGAGGACAGTGATGAAGAGGGCATCATTGTGGAATTTGTGATGGAAGACAATGTTTTGGAGGATGTTTTAGAGCATGAG GAGGATGAAGAGCTGAACGAGGAAGCAAGACAAACTCAAGACAAGGAAACCAACACTGAATGTATTTTCATACCAGAACAGGGAAAACAGAGGAAACTTTCAGCGGCCGGGGTTGTTTCGAATGCTTTGCACGATGATAAAAATTCGATTGTAATCAAAAGAAGTCAGACGTTTTCGCCCAGTGCTGCAGTCAGCAAAAATCACTATATCTGTCGG TTGAATCGAAGCGACAGCGATAGTAGCATGCCGCTTTATCGCAGAGGCGGTCCTTTCCAGCGAAATTCAGTAGAAAGACGATCCCTTCGATGGCGAAGACCCTCGTCTGCTCTCAGCTGCAAAACCGCTTCAAAGAAATCCACCAATTTGCCGCCTACTGCTAGAACCTCGCTAGACCTTGAATTGGATCTTCAAGCTCAACACGCCAGATTAAATAATCTTCAAGACGAGCTGAGCAGATTGCGCGAATTGAAGCAGAGGTTAGAGCAAGCTCGAGAGAAAGGGGATACTGACTTCGCCACGTGGTTGCTGGAAGACCACAAGTTCCAGAACCTTATGGCGCAGGCTGAAAGCGGAAAGAATGGCAAAAGTGCTGAGGATAAGAGAGTGGAAAAGATGCTGAAGAAAACGTCGAAAGAGATTTATAAACTGAGGAAAACGAAAGCTGGCAAAGGAAAACCTGATATTATTTCTTTCAA AGAAAAGATGGCTTTCTTCACGCGTGTTAATCTGAATGTTCCTGTGCTTCCACCCGAAGATTCACTGTGCGAGAATGCATTATCATCCCCATCATCCGCTCAACACAAAAGACATGCCTCGGAACCAGTTACCACTGAATCCATGGTTACTAAACTTGGTGCTCAATGTGCATTGAATTCGGCTACACGGTCAAACAGTGTTCCTAGCGGAAACGCGTCTGCGGTGAGGACTGAAGGTGCTGCGAGCAATAACGCGAGTACGACTACAAATATAGCCGAAGACGTTCCGACGAACAGTACAAATAAATCTGTGAACGCGAAGGGTCGGCCTAACGAATCGAATACGCACTGTCAGGAGAATGGTCAAAGCGAGAAGACATCCGAAGATGCCGACGGCGAAGAGCCACGAAGATACGAATATGTGGTCGACAGAGTTCTCGGTGTCGAAGTGTAA